In Neofelis nebulosa isolate mNeoNeb1 chromosome 7, mNeoNeb1.pri, whole genome shotgun sequence, the following proteins share a genomic window:
- the SRP54 gene encoding signal recognition particle subunit SRP54 isoform X1 gives MLFPVLHTAADFLVITSTKAFKMVLADLGRKITSALRSLSNATIINEEVLNAMLKEVCTALLEADVNIKLVKQLRENVKSAIDLEEMASGLNKRKMIQHAVFKELVKLVDPGVKAWTPTKGKQNVIMFVGLQGSGKTTTCSKLAYYYQRKGWKTCLICADTFRAGAFDQLKQNATKARIPFYGSYTEMDPVIIASEGVDKFKNENFEIIIVDTSGRHKQEDSLFEEMLQVANAIQPDNIVYVMDASIGQACEAQAKAFKDKVDVASVIVTKLDGHAKGGGALSAVAATKSPIIFIGTGEHIDDFEPFKTQPFISKLLGMGDIEGLIDKVNELKLDDNEALIEKLKHGQFTLRDMYEQFQNIMKMGPFSQILGMIPGFGTDFMSKGNEQESMARLKKLMTIMDSMNDQELDSTDGAKVFSKQPGRIQRVARGSGVSTRDVQELLTQYTKFAQMVKKMGGIKGLFKGGDMSKNVSQSQMAKLNQQMAKMMDPRVLHHMGGMAGLQSMMRQFQQGAAGNMKGMMGFNNM, from the exons attTTCTTGTAATCACATCTACCAAAGCCTTCAAGATGGTACTAGCAgaccttggaagaaaaataacatcagcattacGCTCATTGAGCAATGCCACCATTATCAATGAAGAG gtATTAAATGCTATGCTAAAAGAAGTATGTACAGCATTATTGGAAGCGGATGTTAATATTAAACTAGTGAAGCAACTAAGAGAAAATGTAAA GTCTGCTATTGATCTTGAAGAGATGGCATCTGgtcttaacaaaagaaaaatgattcagCACGCTGTATTTAAAGAACTTGTGAAG CTTGTAGACCCTGGAGTTAAAGCATGGACACCcactaaaggaaaacagaatgtgaTCATGTTTGTTGGATTGCAAGGGAGTGGTAAAACAACAACATGTTCAAAG TTAGCATATTATTACCAGAGGAAAGGTTGGAAGACCTGTTTGATATGTGCAGACACATTCAGAGCAG gaGCTTTTGACCAACTAAAACAGAATGCTACCAAAGCAAGAATTCCATTCTATGGAAG CTATACAGAAATGGATCCTGTTATCATTGCCTCTGAAGGAGTGGacaaattcaaaaatgaaaattttgaaattattattgttGATACAAGTGGCCGCCATAAACAGGAAGACTCTTTGTTTGAAGAAATGCTTCAAGTCGCTAATGCTATA cAACCTGATAACATTGTTTATGTGATGGATGCCTCCATTGGGCAGGCTTGTGAAGCCCAGGCAAAGGCTTTTAAAGATAAAGTAGATGTAGCCTCGGTCATAGTGACAAAACTTGATGGGCATGCAAAAGGAGGTGGTGCACTCAGTGC agTTGCTGCCACAAAAAGTCCAATTATTTTCATTGGTACAGGGGAACACATAGATGACTTTGAACCTTTCAAAACACAGCCTTTCATCAGCAAGCTTCTTG GTATGGGTGACATTGAAGGACTGATAGATAAAGTCaatgagttgaagttggatgacAATGAAGCGCTTATAGAGAAGTTGAAACATG GTCAGTTTACGTTGCGAGACATGTATGAACAATTTCAAAATATCATGAAAATGGGCCCCTTCAGTCAGATCTTG GGGATGATCCCTGGTTTTGGAACAGATTTTATgagcaaaggaaatgaacaggAGTCAATGGCAAGGCTAAAGAAATTAATGACAATAATGGATAGTATGAATGATCAAG AACTTGACAGTACTGATGGTGCCAAGGTTTTTAGTAAACAACCAGGAAGAATCCAAAGAGTGGCAAGAGGATCAGGTGTGTCGACAAGAGATGTTCAAGAACTTTTGACACAATATACCAAATTTGCACAGATGGTAAAAAAGATGGGAGGTATCAAAGGACTTTTCAaag gtggTGACATGTCTAAGAATGTGAGTCAGTCACAGATGGCAAAATTGAATCAACAAATGGCCAAAATGATGGATCCAAGAGTTCTGCATCACATGG
- the SRP54 gene encoding signal recognition particle subunit SRP54 isoform X2, with protein MVLADLGRKITSALRSLSNATIINEEVLNAMLKEVCTALLEADVNIKLVKQLRENVKSAIDLEEMASGLNKRKMIQHAVFKELVKLVDPGVKAWTPTKGKQNVIMFVGLQGSGKTTTCSKLAYYYQRKGWKTCLICADTFRAGAFDQLKQNATKARIPFYGSYTEMDPVIIASEGVDKFKNENFEIIIVDTSGRHKQEDSLFEEMLQVANAIQPDNIVYVMDASIGQACEAQAKAFKDKVDVASVIVTKLDGHAKGGGALSAVAATKSPIIFIGTGEHIDDFEPFKTQPFISKLLGMGDIEGLIDKVNELKLDDNEALIEKLKHGQFTLRDMYEQFQNIMKMGPFSQILGMIPGFGTDFMSKGNEQESMARLKKLMTIMDSMNDQELDSTDGAKVFSKQPGRIQRVARGSGVSTRDVQELLTQYTKFAQMVKKMGGIKGLFKGGDMSKNVSQSQMAKLNQQMAKMMDPRVLHHMGGMAGLQSMMRQFQQGAAGNMKGMMGFNNM; from the exons ATGGTACTAGCAgaccttggaagaaaaataacatcagcattacGCTCATTGAGCAATGCCACCATTATCAATGAAGAG gtATTAAATGCTATGCTAAAAGAAGTATGTACAGCATTATTGGAAGCGGATGTTAATATTAAACTAGTGAAGCAACTAAGAGAAAATGTAAA GTCTGCTATTGATCTTGAAGAGATGGCATCTGgtcttaacaaaagaaaaatgattcagCACGCTGTATTTAAAGAACTTGTGAAG CTTGTAGACCCTGGAGTTAAAGCATGGACACCcactaaaggaaaacagaatgtgaTCATGTTTGTTGGATTGCAAGGGAGTGGTAAAACAACAACATGTTCAAAG TTAGCATATTATTACCAGAGGAAAGGTTGGAAGACCTGTTTGATATGTGCAGACACATTCAGAGCAG gaGCTTTTGACCAACTAAAACAGAATGCTACCAAAGCAAGAATTCCATTCTATGGAAG CTATACAGAAATGGATCCTGTTATCATTGCCTCTGAAGGAGTGGacaaattcaaaaatgaaaattttgaaattattattgttGATACAAGTGGCCGCCATAAACAGGAAGACTCTTTGTTTGAAGAAATGCTTCAAGTCGCTAATGCTATA cAACCTGATAACATTGTTTATGTGATGGATGCCTCCATTGGGCAGGCTTGTGAAGCCCAGGCAAAGGCTTTTAAAGATAAAGTAGATGTAGCCTCGGTCATAGTGACAAAACTTGATGGGCATGCAAAAGGAGGTGGTGCACTCAGTGC agTTGCTGCCACAAAAAGTCCAATTATTTTCATTGGTACAGGGGAACACATAGATGACTTTGAACCTTTCAAAACACAGCCTTTCATCAGCAAGCTTCTTG GTATGGGTGACATTGAAGGACTGATAGATAAAGTCaatgagttgaagttggatgacAATGAAGCGCTTATAGAGAAGTTGAAACATG GTCAGTTTACGTTGCGAGACATGTATGAACAATTTCAAAATATCATGAAAATGGGCCCCTTCAGTCAGATCTTG GGGATGATCCCTGGTTTTGGAACAGATTTTATgagcaaaggaaatgaacaggAGTCAATGGCAAGGCTAAAGAAATTAATGACAATAATGGATAGTATGAATGATCAAG AACTTGACAGTACTGATGGTGCCAAGGTTTTTAGTAAACAACCAGGAAGAATCCAAAGAGTGGCAAGAGGATCAGGTGTGTCGACAAGAGATGTTCAAGAACTTTTGACACAATATACCAAATTTGCACAGATGGTAAAAAAGATGGGAGGTATCAAAGGACTTTTCAaag gtggTGACATGTCTAAGAATGTGAGTCAGTCACAGATGGCAAAATTGAATCAACAAATGGCCAAAATGATGGATCCAAGAGTTCTGCATCACATGG